The sequence CTAATCATCATAAACACTACCACGTTCAATTCAGGTGTGGGTTAATCATAGAACTTACACACCACAGTCAGCCAAAGCGCAAGCATAGCAGTTTTTTTACATTGAAACCTAGTTAATTTTGATATTTTCTAACAAAAACTAACAGCTAAAACACAGTAACGTAGCTAAAGTATATAGGTGGTGGCTGACATATAACACAGTTTATATAACATAAACGAGGAATGGGCTTGAATTATGCAGATCAGCAACAACACAGAATTCTACTATGGCCAAAAGGGAACACTTCAGGCAACAGTAATGGCCAAAGGAGAACACTTCAATCTATAGTTATATACCAATTACCAACAAGACAATAGTTCTATGCCAACAAGACAAATACAGCATCACCAGCTCCAACACTATAAGCTGCTATGCTACACAACATCAGATTCTCAAAACGATAATATCAACCTGACAAACCTATTGCTCTACAGACGCGATCAGCCGAAACAGTGGCAAGTCGAGATACTTCACTGCCGAATACAGACAACTTCGCATATACATCTATATACTGTATAAACGTTAGATCCGGTGGATCCAGAAGGAATGCGTCGGCGAACAGACCTGGAACACGGCGGAGCTGGGGGTGACCATGGAGAAGGACGACTGGACGCCGTAGGCAGAGTCGGCCGCGGAGGCGGCAGCGACGAGGCGGCGCTGCAGCTCGTATGGGGTAGCGGCGGAAGCCTCGATCTCGCCGGAGTGCTGCTTGGCGGTCCACTCGCCGCCGTTGTTGCGGCACACAAAGGTGTAGACGCCCATGTCGCTTGTTCCCTGCGTGCGCAGCGGCGGCGGAGGGAGAGAGGAAGGGGGTCGGAGGCTTTGGGGATTTGGGAGGCTGCTGGGTTGAAACCCTAGCAATGGGTGGGTTTATGTAATGGTTTCTTGGGAGCCCATGGAACCTCGTGGGGCCGGGCCCGCGTTTATGGGCCAGGCCAAGATTATATGGGCTTAGTTAGTTTAATGCTTCGCCCAACATCAATGAAACACGAAAGGACACAAACATGTGCATAAATTCTGGGATAAAATCCTTTTGACCCCTCAAATCTCATGATCGTGTTTTTTACCTCTCATTTATAAAACCAGATTTTTATACTTTCTTAATTTTAATTTTTTTCTATCTAAGTGGTTATGGACTGTTGTTTTATTCCATACTAGTCGGTTgttcgtgcgttgcgacggcttacaacaacactcatgtaaactatccacaaaaaaaaatcaatattttttattgattgtctccgctctccgtataatatttttttgatttggctaactgatgttattatttacttcatccaatatgtcttgatacaacacgaccaataaagtgagcgattagaagagagttcacaacgactgattaAACATACAGAGACTATATAATtatataattccaccatacatagaccaaataagagaaagtttgtgagctcaagtttctaaattaAGTCacgtgaactcaaacttataaaaaagatagatcaaaatatggagtggttgctaaagttATGCATCAATAAAGACTGTGTGCGCTCCatgtaaattatgctacttcgtagcaattactaacgttttaaaccaacaaataacctttcattttactgttagtgtgacaaatcattattgtcgcatccaattcagcaacctcaaacaccatgaagTCAATTGCGCTAATGTGGTCTTAGAAATGacttaatgcttgcaagagccaagaacgttgtgtcgtgcttgggctgtagcctcggtccGTACTGCTGGTCCGGCCCGACacaaatttttttattttacaaaaaaaacatatatacatatatataatttatattcaatattaaaaacatctaatCATGATGTTTTACTGGTTAGATAGCTTTACCTAGTGTCTTCTGCCCTTCTTTCATCAAGGCATGAGTTCAAACCCTATCTCTTGCACtatttttttaatattttacgctaaTTTAATCAAACAGACAGATGGGAGTTGTGGCCCGCTGGCGTCTGGCCCAGCCGTCGTTTGGTCATCTATAGGCGTGCAGCGGATTAATCTGAAATggttgtgaggggttatttgtaaaaagatgacgcgggacgaccgttggtgctttaagcgtttggatcccttcattttagaggaattggaatacactcaataaagtaacttatttagtttggaatttaacattcaaccacttttcaaagttcagatataatcctatctcaaattcatgcggTGGAGGgtgagaaatgattttatgtattagtagaatttgtttctactctataacttacatgacactcctCGTCTCACTCCTCTCTAGTAAAAAATGTAGTACATAAATATCTctaacatcttgctaataatagtatacaaatatattttgcataaaatcgaattagcttaattgatatatgcgtaaattactattattagaatggaattcaattccaataatTCAAATGGGGCGTACATGTATTTTAAAAAATATCCAAAAAAACCGTGTAGTCGAAATCTCAAAAATCTTTTTTATTAGTGTTACAAAGCAGGCATAGACCATTTGTTTTAGAAAAAAATGAAATCAAATTCATGTTTTCGTACCGAATATGTATTTCAACCACGAGTATATTAGTtataggccctgtttgtttcggcttctggcagcttctggccaccaaaagctgttgcggactgccaaacgcttagcttttcagccagcttctataaaattcgtcggGCCAAAAactatccaaaatcaacataaacacataatcggttgagtcgttgtaatagtaggaatccgtcactttctagatcctgagccctataaacaactttatcttcctccacacgtaatcgtaataatactcagattctccctacagccagattctccccacagccggattttcagaaaagctggtcagaaaaaagctgaaccaaacaggcccataaTCGTATCTATTAGCCCTGTTTGTTTGGTTGGAATTGAATTTTAttctaataatcataatttaggcacaaactaattaagttaatatatatatatatatatatatatatatatattacatatagttgtatattatcctaaataatATGAGAGAGATAATTATACACTACACTTATGCTATAGAGAAGTAAGTAGAAAAGTATGTTATAAGTTATACATTAGAAAAATAGTGTATAAATTTATAGTTACAATTTTCATATCTCACCCCATGAATTCTAGATAGGCTTATATATGAACTTCGGAAAGTTGTGGAATGTTACATTGTAAAAAATAGCATACTCCATATATTAGTTTGATTCCAATTTCTCAAAATAAAGGGAAAAGTGGAGCTGTCAGACAAGTTTTCTACCGAATCTGATTCAGAGATAGAAAATTTTAGTTTCAGTATTGTTTGCCTAACTTCAGAGCTCTGTTGTGTTTAATCCTTGGGGTTATAGACTATGGTTGCTATAGAAAAGTTGGAGAACTATGTTGGGTGAGTACATCTTATTAAGAAACTTCACCCTGGAATCATTTAGAACTGAGAGAAAAACCTATTCAAATATAGATTGTCAGACCTGTGTTGTCTGAACTTAAGTTCAGTTAACTGGAAACCTGAGTGCagtgaattttgttggactttggAGCTCTTCGGTACCTAATCCATGGAGTTTTGGGCTAAGGTTTCTATAGCAAAATGGAAGATCATAGAAAGGTGAACAAATTTCTTGAGGTGAGTTTGGCCTGGTGCTGTGCAAAAGTTGGATAAAAATGCCCCCAAAGTAGGAATCAGATCCTCTACAGTCGAGGTCCTTGACCTGTCTATACAGTCGGCCTGATCCAACCATCAAGCAGCAATCCTACGACACCCTCCCAGATGGCTTCTCTCCTACCCGAGACGCACGGCCTGGCTCGCGCGAGAGCCATGCCCGACACTGGGCCTCGGCCCAACAATGCCGGGAGTCCTCATCTTTTACCGCGAAACAACACCTTTTGGCGGGCACCTCGCGTTTTACGAGCTGTGGGTGGCGGCGATTAGGCTGGTTGTCATTCATCAAGCACATGTGAGTTAATCTCGTTTTTCTTCTTCACGACTTGATTGTTTTCAGCAAACTCTACTACGTGTGCTCTGATTTGATTGTCTTCCACCTCACTTGTGTGCTCTGATTTGATTGTCTTCCACCTCACCTCATTAAATTGTGTTGAAATTCATCAAAGAAACCTGGAGCAAAGTTAAATCTGCATATTTGAGATGGAAGAAAATAGGTATACGAAGCCATGGTTGTTACTTTTTCACTAGATCAGATAGATTTTATTTGTTCAAGGACCAACAGATTATTTTTTTGTTCCTATAGAGTGGGTGTGTTGCCTTGTTTGATACCTGAAGTTGGCATGGAGTTCAATACTATTGATGAGGCGTGGATGTTTTGGATTGCCTATGGAGGTCAAAAAGGGTTTGAGGTTAGAAAAAGCTACACAAACAAAAGAAAATCTGACGCAAAGATTAGGTCCTGCAAATATGTTTGTGCAAAAGAGGGTCACTAAAAAAAGATAAAAGGGATCATCTAACAAAGTGTCCAAGAGTTGAAGCCAGAACCGATTGTAAGTTCGCATGGGTGTTGTACTAGATCAAGAGAAGGAGAAATATAAAGTTGTTGATCTAGTTTTCGAACACAATCACATCCTTCAGTTGCTAGAAACGCCGCATTTGATGGTGTCTCAAAGGAAAATTTCAGAGTTACAAGGTTTTGAAATTGAGACAGCCGACGATGCGGGAATTGGGCCCAAAGCAGCACAAGAATTATTTATGGGGCAAGCACCAATGAGAGATGGCATATGGTCAAGCAGGAAGCATGCTCATGTATTTTCAAAACTAAATTGCCTATAACCCATCATTCCAATTTGCATTGCAGATGGATAGTGAGGAACAAATTGCAAACATATTTTGGGTTGATGCCAAAATGATCACTGACTTTGCACGTTTTGGTGATGTTGTCAGATTTGACACTACTTTTGGAACAAACAAGGAAAGCAGGCCTTTTGGTGTATTTGTTGGGTTCAATCAGTTCAGGGAAACTGTGGTTTTTGGTGCTGTTCTCATGTACGATGAGACATTTGAGTCCTTCAAGTTGTTATTTGAGACCTTTCTAAAAGCGCATAATGACAAGCAACCTAAAACAATCTATACTGATCAAGATGCTGCAATGGCAAAAGCAGTTAAGGAAGTGTTTTTAGAAGCATGGCATTGTTTATGCACTTTTCATATTATGCAGAATGTTGTCAAACATCTATCTGAAGCTGGCGATGAAGAATCTAGTACTTCTCCCAAACAGACAACAGAAGAAAATGACAAAGAACCAAGTATTCTTGCAGATTTTAGTGCATTTATGTTTGAGTACGAAGATCAGGAAACATTTGAACAAGCATTTAACATCATAAGGGAAAAAGTGAGCAAGCAAAGTTGGTTGGATAGTATATAAAAGGTGAAAGAAAAATGGGTTGAATGTTACATGAAGGATGTGTTCACATTAGGTATGAAAAGTACACAATTGAGTGAGAGTCTAAATAGTGAGCTGAAGAGGCATTTCAAATCTGATTTTGATATCATTCAATTTCTTAAGCAATTTGAAAGGGTGGTGGAAGATAAGAGAAAAAATGAGCTAAATGCTGAATTTGAATCAAGGAAGAAAATACCAAGAATCAAAATGAGGACACCTATGCTAATCCAAGCTAGCAAGTTGTACACGCCAGTTATATTCGAGGCTTTTCAAAATGAGTATGAAAGGTCCATGTAGCATGCACCTCGGCATTGGACGACAACAATAGCTATCTTGTGGCAATTGACAGTCTTGATGAAAATTTTACCTTTGAGAAGGAGTACAAAGTTTTTGGTAATTCTTTAGAGCAAACTATTACATGCAGTTGTGGGCTATTCAGTAGAACTAGAATATTGTGTGGCCATGCTTTAAAAGTCCTTGATCTGATGAATATCAAATCTCTACCATCACAATATGTACTGAAGCGATGGACACGTGCAGCACGTAGTGGGACAGTACAAGACAACCATGGACGAGATATTATAGAGAATCCAAGATTAAATGAGATGGCTCGCTACAAAGATATGACCCACAAATTTCTCAATTTGGCACTTCGAGCTGGTAGCCATCCAGGATCTACCTTGTTAGTAAACAACACACTTCATCCTGAACAAACAAGTTGAAGAAGAAATAAATGCAAGTACTGGTACAACTGTTCCGGTCACTACTCCAACAAATGTTAGTCCTCCTCCAAATGATTTGGTGAATGCAGCACGCCTTAAGAAAAAGGAGGTGGAAACAAAAACCTCGAAGCGCAAAAAAAAATGGCTTGACAAGACGCACAAATCTGGAAAGAAGGGAAGTAAGAAGGGAGGTAAGAAAAAGAAAACAACTACAAAGGTATGTGATAACACAACATATATTTGATTCTATTTCACTGTGTTCCATGGGAAAATGTTAAATTTTATTTCTTTTATTTGAAGGAACAAGAAACTGCAAAGAAAGCAggtaagaaaaaggaaaaagaagctACAGGGCAGAAAAAAAACATAGATACAAGACATTGCAGCAATGCAAAATATTTATCCTAGTACTTCTTTGCCCATGGAACAAATGTCTGAATCATACATGGCCATCAATACCTTCTCTCAGATATTGACGGTAATATTTCAATCTAATACACCATTTTTTGTATACCATACATTGCCATCAATACATTCTCTCAATTGTGCATCTGAACCTTTTATTTTGCATGGGGCAATCACAAATGATGTTCTTGCTGATTTCTAGTAGTATGGACATTTCCTGCAATTTGAATGTCTTTTGGATAATAGATTGGCGAGCCCGTCGGACACGGCTCTTGCGCGAGTCAAGCCGTGCGTCTCGAGCAGGAGAGAAGCCGTGTGGGAGGGTGTCGCAGGATTGCTGCTTGATGGTTGGATCAGACCGACTGTAGAGACAGTCAGACAGGTCAAGGACCTCAACTATAGAGGATCTGATTCCCCCAAAGTATCCCTGTCAGTCGGCAATGGAGGCTTTCTGATTCAGTTCAGATCACTGAACTTTGGTCAGTGTGCGCGTGCAGGTTCAGTGAACCTCGTCGCCGGTGTCGAACGGCGCCACGATTCGAGCGGGGCAGAGGAGTATGTGTGCAACACTCATCTCATCTTCGTGCCCTTCACTTGACCGGATAAGATCGTCGTCGTGGAGCACATCACGCCTAAGCTGCCACGCAGCTGCCTACTTCAGCTGGCCGCGCTGCTGCTCGCCGGTGTCGCTCTCCTTCGGTCGTCCATGCAGAAGCCTGTGTGCCTCGGGAGTTCCTGAGAGACGGTCGGGACAGGGTCGGGCACTCGGGCTTGAGCGACAGCGCGTCACCGTGAATTTTCACTCGAGCCACAGTCTGAGTCTACCGGTATTCATCAAAATTCACGGTGCTCACAAACGCTCTATCAAAATTAGTCGTGCTATGCTCTCCGCCACGTCTTTGTGCCCCATTAAGCTAAGCCCCACCGCCTGAAACCGCTCGAAATCGGATTTCTCGGGTTTCTTCTCCGTAGCCGGTGGTAACGCCGCCGTGCTGTGTGTCACCGTGGCCAGGTCTCCATGACTAGGATCATTCTTCTCTGGTCCTTGTTTTAGTTCCCCTGTGACTCCTGTTTGCTCACCCACTTGTTCGTTTGAAATCTAACGAGCAGGATCAATCGGAACGTTGTCTCGCCGCTGTTGAACGCCGCCGCAACCCACCTTCACGTGGACCGCTCTTCCCGCCCCTCCTCCGATCCTTATCACTGTTGTTCTTGGATTACGGTGAATCCCTGATGGTCTCTATGGATTTAATTTGAACTCTACTGCACCTTGGGCTCGGGAACGGCCTCGCCGGAGCTCCTGTTCTACCATCGCCGTGGGCAGATAGGTCCCAACTCCCAAGTCGTCGTGGTCCAATTAGCTTTGGGCATAGTGCCACTATGGCTCGGGTTTGGTTGGCGGTTGCTTGACTTCACCGGTGGTAGCCGTCGTCGGCGAGTCTGGCCGGGAGATGGCCGACGGGTGAGCGCCGACCCGTCGTGAACCTAGAGTTGTAAAGGAAAGGAAGGGGGAGGGCTTCGGTGTAATGTTAGTGAGATAAGCAAACAGTGCTCTGGGCTCTTTACCAGTTATTTGAATCGACAGAGTGTTCGGTGCAAAATGTACACGCGGGCACAGGTCGCGCACCGCGCGTGCAGTTTTCGCCGTGGCTGGGCCTACATGGGCCGGATTCGGCCCagtcactgttcattattttcctttttcttagAGCTAACAACTTGTAAAATCTGCCAAAAAACATAGGAAGATGCAACAATCGTGATACTATTTCTTTTAGATTCATAAAATTGTAAAATTTCTGATAAATTTTATTTTAGGATTTTTACATCAGATAAGAAATTTTAAGGGATTAAAAATGCTCTTAGAATGCTTATTTGAATTTTATAAATAAAACTTGAACACAAAAAATTATGATTTTTTGTAGAAACTGGATATGACAATATTAACACTTGGTTAAAGTTTCAACCGGTTTGGATTATCGTTTCCCAGAAAACCTTGTGTCAGCCAAAATAGAGAAGTTAATTCTTAAATCTCATGTAAGTGCAAGTGATTAGAAAACTAGTTTAAGTAACCTCTTAATATAGAGTTTCTAATGAAGTGGTATAAGAAGAACTAGCTCTAGAATCTAAAGGTCCTCTTATTGAGAATAACTCTAACTGTGACATCCGAGTAGAGGAACCTGAATCTTCTCATCAAGGCAAGCCCGAGTGCATCTTACCTTTCCTTGTTGTCTACAAAAAAAAAATTTCTCACCTTgggtgatgcattaggtgataggagttgtgtgttagACAATTGATGTGGTACCATTCCTTAGAATATTGACTACTACCCTTGCCACCAATTCTATGAAAATTTtggaatgcttagccttgctaatAGATTAGAGTTAAAAATGATTTTAATCTTTGAATCATGTTTTCATAGAGAAAAAAGGGCTTAGAATGATGAATGCACCAAAGGCCTTGATGAATTCATCATTCAAATGTGGTACCTTTGTCAGGTACAAGTTTTTAGAATTAGTTTTAAAATGAGATCAGACGTTGAGCAGGAGAGTTCGCCCGTCTGTGTAGTTTAAGGACCGCTCTGATtgttggtcacatgcctcgtcatgggtaagccttgtctCGTCTAGGCCAATATTAGAATAGCTCGCATGCActggggagtggagagatggcgagagtatcatgatctccaggagttccaggacttcgacgagttgagGATTAGACTAGCGACCTCCCCAGTCAGTTgcatgtggtgggtttatttacgttggctacgtttcttttatgtgcactttgatttatattctATGGATGACTCTAGTGTGTAATTTTATTACTTACACTTTATTGTTAttcaaagcattgtgctatgatgagtcatttatgtaatcgctgtgtacgtgaatttctgattctgacgcgtacatagttcgcattcggtttaccttccaaaaccgggtgtgacacatatgGTCTGTGCACCCATTATTGATTATCTAACCTGTCCCTCCGAATGCATAGACCTACAACACATATTTAGGCCttgtttttaggtacccaaacggtcttgggtcttttcacattagaaacaaacaCCTTGGATACCCAGACACAAGTTTTTGGACTCTTGTGcgtgccccaacatatttggcaactacgtactttgcctgatttgttggttagcacaaaagatgcatcaaaggtcttaaaataTAACATAGGCTCATGATATGCATCATCAATCTTTTTCTTAGGCATTTAGCAGTTTTGTCATGAgaagtagaatgcctagagctagatgcctcattcttgtagatataagcatgatgagcaataaaatgagatttcttagcattttTAGGTCTAGCCATTTTATGTACAGGATAATTctgaggatataaaatgtaatctTCCCTATCTTGCACCATAAGAGCC is a genomic window of Zea mays cultivar B73 chromosome 5, Zm-B73-REFERENCE-NAM-5.0, whole genome shotgun sequence containing:
- the LOC542339 gene encoding large ribosomal subunit protein P3, with product MGVYTFVCRNNGGEWTAKQHSGEIEASAATPYELQRRLVAAASAADSAYGVQSSFSMVTPSSAVFQVIVGAVGGGAMMVSGGGGGGAAASGGAAAEAPKEEKKEEEKEESDDDMGFSLFD